From Budorcas taxicolor isolate Tak-1 chromosome 19, Takin1.1, whole genome shotgun sequence, the proteins below share one genomic window:
- the CBX2 gene encoding chromobox protein homolog 2, which yields MEELSSVGEQVFAAECILSKRLRKGKLEYLVKWRGWSSKHNSWEPEENILDPRLLLAFQKKEHEKEVQNRKRGKRPRGRPRKHTVMSSCSRHSKLKESDVPSKSKSSSSSSSSTSSSSSSEEEEDSDLDAKRGPRGRETHPVPQKKAQILVAKPELKDPIRKKRGRKPLPPEQKAARRPVSLAKVLKTARKDLGAPTGKLPPPLSAPVAGLAALKAHAKEACSGPSAMATPENLASLMKGMAGSPSRGGISWQSSIVHYMNRMSQSQAQAAGRLALRAPATGKCSLGLDLKMRTQKGELGISPPGSKVPKAPSGAVEQKTGSTGGPPHIHSGNKVLAGCLGPQPAPPQELSLQVLDLQSVKNGTPAGGMVARHTPATKGVPATNPATGKGAGGSPTAGSGTGLPTDVSKGEKLVSRAAAMPTPAGKRDCGKGSAAPGQEGHPPSGDARKTAALSEMSTGEENSSSDSDPDSASLPSAGQNLSVSVQTSQDWKPTRSLIEHVFVTDVTANLITVTVKESPTSVGFFNLRHY from the exons ATGGAGGAGCTGAGCAGCGTGGGCGAGCAGGTCTTCGCCGCCGAGTGCATCTTGAGCAAGCGGCTCCGCAAG GGCAAGCTGGAGTACCTGGTCAAGTGGCGCGGCTGGTCCTCCAA ACACAACAGCTGGGAGCCAGAGGAAAATATCCTGGACCCGAGGCTGCTCTTGGCCTTCCAGAAGAA GGAACACGAGAAGGAGGTGCAGAACCGGAAGAGAGGCAAGCGGCCCAGGGGCAGGCCGAGGAAGCACACCGTGATGTCCTCCTGCAGCCGACACTCCAAGCTCAAG GAGTCTGATGTTCCTTCCAAATCCAAATCCAGcagctcttcctcttcctccacatcctcctcttcctcctcagaggaggaggaggacagcgACCTAGATGCCAAGAGGGGCCCACGGGGCCGCGAGACTCACCCAGTGCCTCAAAAGAAGGCCCAGATCCTGGTAGCCAAGCCCGAACTGAAGGACCCCATCCGGAAGAAGCGGGGCCGCAAGCCCCTGCCCCCGGAGCAGAAGGCGGCCCGGAGGCCCGTGAGCCTGGCCAAGGTGCTAAAGACAGCCCGGAAGGACCTGGGGGCACCCACAGGCAAGCTGCCCCCTCCACTCAGCGCCCCTGTGGCCGGCCTGGCGGCCCTGAAGGCCCATGCCAAGGAGGCTTGCAGTGGCCCCAGTGCCATGGCCACCCCGGAGAATTTGGCCAGCCTGATGAAGGGCATGGCCGGCAGCCCCAGCCGTGGGGGCATCAGCTGGCAGAGCTCCATCGTGCACTACATGAACCGAATGAGCCAGAGCCAGGCCCAGGCTGCCGGCAGACTGGCCCTCAGGGCCCCAGCGACCGGCAAGTGTAGCCTTGGGCTGGACCTCAAGATGAGGACGCAGAAGGGGGAGCTGGGGATAAGCCCCCCAGGAAGCAAAGTCCCAAAGGCCCCGAGTGGAGCTGTGGAGCAGAAAACGGGGAGCACAGGAGGGCCCCCGCACATCCACAGTGGCAACAAGGTCCTTGCTGGGTGCCTGGGCCCCCAGCCTGCACCCCCCCAGGAGCTAAGCCTTCAAGTCTTGGACTTACAGAGTGTCAAGAATGGCACACCAGCAGGGGGCATGGTCGCCCGCCACACCCCAGCCACCAAGGGCGTTCCTGCCACCAACCCAGCCACTGGGAAGGGTGCCGGGGGCAGCCCCACTGCAGGAAGTGGGACCGGCCTGCCCACCGATGTCAGCAAGGGTGAGAAGCTGGTCTCCAGGGCAGCCGCCATGCCCACCCCTGCAGGCAAGAGGGACTGTGGGAAGGGCAGCGCAGCCCCCGGGCAGGAGGGCCACCCGCCATCGGGAGATGCGCGGAAGACAGCCGCGCTCTCTGAGATGAGTACCGGTGAGGAGAACAGCAGCTCTGACTCGGACCCTGActcagcctccctccccagcGCCGGGCAGAACCTCTCCGTGTCCGTCCAGACTAGCCAGGACTGGAAACCCACCCGCAGCCTCATCGAGCACGTCTTCGTCACCGACGTCACTGCCAACCTCATCACCGTTACGGTGAAGGAGTCTCCCACCAGTGTGGGCTTCTTCAACCTGAGACATTACTGA